CGGCTTAATTATATTGACTTTATTGATaaaaacagaaacaaattcataaagttATTTAAAACTATATATTCTTATTAATCCCATAATATCAAccattgttataaataatttatctgacaacaaaatagtaaaaaaatttatttgactattatatatatatatatatatatattaaaataatatacaaataaaaacagagaataataattatactaaattatttttatcaatgcaACATATTAGTTGAGATTAAACAATTATCTATTTtgagataaataatattttttttataaatgactTAGTGATTATGGAATGAAGTGAATactctttttcattttaaatttttatttgttatttttttctgtctcaaattatttatcttttataattataatataacattaacttttttctcgttaatatacatttatttattgtatattaaCTCATTTAGTTTCTCAACTAACtgcaattattaaaaatgtttaagtaaataaaatttattttattattgaaataaacaaaattaattattttttaaaaactaagtgcaattcaaatcaaacaactaaAATGTAACGAAGTAAATAGTAATAGATTTCACTCTCCCCTCTCTCTCCCATATgttcaaattaatattacatttcaTTACTTCTTTTGTCTTATAATAAATGACACAtttgcaacaacaacaaaaagtcACAAAATGAatgtatattttactttttaatgttCATTTTCTcatcatattatttaattaatattacttgaaTAATTTTCAATGTAGTGTCTTTCACTATGCATTTATGTCATTAATGAtacactaatatttaaaaatgataattggtaaaagtagtttttttttctttttttatttgtatatattttttaatatatgtgaaatcatcaaatgactcaattataataaaaaaaataaagtatataattttttttaatatgtgtaaaaCAATCAAATacgacaattattttaaaacaaaataagccATATTTATTTTAGATGATTGTTTAAACCAACAcatcatattaattattatagattaacgcttaacaataaaaaataaaaaatttgaaaaataaaaatttgaacaaTTATCGAGAACAATTTATAAACATATAAtttcttcaaaattatttttaagagatacaaatttattttctaatattcttatTGTACAAAACACTATTGGAATCACTTTCTCAACCTTAAAGATAAGAAGGAAGATAAAGTTCTACTTggcacattaaaacatttattaCTCTTAGAATTTGTGGACCATTTTTTAGCATCTGCCTTTGTTTCAAgacatttttgttttactaacTTCACACTCAATATGAAATTGAGgtagtaaaaaaaaacaccatatttcaaaaaagaaaaagaaacaaagatcaataaagagaaagagagagagagagaataagCAACCATTCAACGCAATGCCATGATGTCAGTCAATGTCAAAACCTGACAGAATTTCTTTCACAGTTTTCACTTTTTGAGTTGCAAAACtttgtccatttttttttcacttttcaaAATTTCCCATTTTCCAAAAAAATGGTTAATTTATGATTATATTTCCTCATTAAGCATAAAAAAAAGACAAAGTAGTTTATGTCTTCTCTCTTACTATAACTCTACACAACACAACATAACCAGCTTTCACTTCTTTTGTCAGAAGAAGCAGCTATTAAGAAAACAATGTGTGAGTTTGAGACACACACATTGTTCCATTCTCTCTTCAAAAAACAACTATgtctaataataattcattcataGTACTTTGGTGCTGTTCTTTACTTCAATCTCTCTTCTTCCTTCCCTCTGCATCTTAAAAGGTTTGTTGCTCTTTTTTATTTCCATGGTTTTACCTTGTTCacccttttattaatttattttatttttagctgatttttcctttgttgttttatgtattttcttcatttttcccTCATTATTGTTTTGCTTATGGAAAATCAATTACTTCATTGTTTGTTAATGTTATTCATctttgtcaaaatattgttctttTGTTTTCTAATCTGATCTATACTCTtgatattcttttcttttttccttaatattttgctttttttttcttcttccatcAGATATCAGTTAGATCTtgaaatatatttctcaaaccaCCCTTAATATTCCAGCCTGtaaattatattagttttatttattttaaatttttggctTGGAAGTTGGAATTTCCCATGTTGCTAATCCATTTCTATACTAATCAGATTTAGGTTTTTGTTAATTTAGGAAAAAATGGGCATTTTACTGTGGAATCTGGGTGGCTTAATGATGTAAGATTGgagttgatttttgtttttgttaagaTTGAACTTTTTGTTTCTTGATTGTTTGTATTCTATGATGTCAAGATTCAAGACGTTTGTGAGGTGTCAATTCAGTTGAATTTGACTTTGTAACCTCAAACAGAGTTCAAATCTTctccaattttttaaatataaaaagatgTCAAGATTAAAGATATCCATGCTTTTTTACTTCATAAGTAATTTTTATGGTTGTTATTATTGGTATAAAAAATGGcatataaaatattatggtTTAAGTTGAATTATAGAAATAATATGAAATAGTGTGTTATTACTTACTTTACAATTTTGGTGGTTGTTATTATTGGTAGTTAGTTGATTGAATCAGTAAGAGAGGGAAGTTTATACAGAGGGAAAGGGGGGGACTGTATACAAAAAGAAGATTTGTAAACTATGAGAGATCAAGTTCTCTCAAATAGATAATTATTGTATTCTTCTCAATAGataattcatttcttttttgtttcatATAAGAACATTTTTACGACTTCTTATCGAAAAATGGATTCCCTACAGCAGTTGCATGGTGCAGCAGCTACGAAGACCGTTAGATCTACGTAGAGAAAATTTCAATTACTGGATTTAACGGTTCTCAAACAGTTTGTTGAACCATGTAACTGCCCCTTATCAATTGTTCAAGTGGATAAGACAAGTGGTGTATAGACTCGACTTAATGGCAATAACAAAATCCTATCCAGTTTTCTATGAAGGTGCAACTGGAGGAGTGAGATGTTGATAAAGTGAACACAATTACCAGCATGTGGGGACATAAAGTTGATTTGGTGGTTAGGGTGAGGGAGTTAAGGGGTGGAGTGATTAGGAGGTCGAGAGTTCGATCTACACCCCAAACTTTATATCAAAAAAGTATAAAGTCATTACATGAACATTCCATGATTACTCAATATTGCATATAAAGTGTTGAATAGTTTTGAATGGAAGACATGTGATGTGTAGTTATGGAAGTATTATTGCAATAAATATGAGTTTTACAGTAATAGTTCACATGTCATTTGATTTCATATtatgatatataaattttggtAATGATATTAACTAGAAAAAACTATAGGGCTGCAGAGTTTCTCTTTCTTTCACAGTTAATTTGTTCAAGATGAAACAAGTATTGGCCATTATTTATTTGAGTTATGTAATACATAATTCTTAGAGTAAATCATGTGCTATCTTTTGATGTTTTGTTGGTTACATTATAGTTAtgcaaatgattttattttctgtGTTCATGTATCTGCAGGTAGGAAATAGATATTGAGTGCTTCCTGAGTTCGTTCGTTCGTTCGTTCATTCGTAAAATGAAATCAGGATTTAAAAATGGTTGGCCTTCTATTGTTCGACTTCGTCTCAAAGACAAATCAGTGACACCGTTTTGCATATTCTCAAAAGTGAAATCAGCTGGAAACAAACCTGGGAACACTCCTGTGTATCTCAATGTGTATGATTTGACAACAGTAAATGGCTATATGTATTGGGCAGGTGTTGGTATTTTCCACACTGGGGTTGAAGGTCAGTTTACTTAGCAGTTATATTACCTTTTCTGGTATATAGACAAAACAagtatttttaaatgtaaaaccaaAGCAAATATGCAGGTTGGTCCTtgaaattgtatgattgtaccTAGTCACTCAggttattaatttttcaaaattatatctaGAGTTgcaaaaatgttaatcaatttcGTTCCTATGTCTGGATTTGTTATCAAATACATCCATTACATTATTCACTTAGTTTCAAACTCATCCCTAATATTATCAACTCAATGTCATTCTAGTCTCTGCAAATACCAACAGAGAGACAAATTTCTAGATTGATACAGTCCTACAACGTCAAGGTCTAACTTGGATATTTACTTTGAAAAACTATGTGCATGGAGTTTTggttaagattttatttttatggttttGTTTCCAAGCTACAAACTCCCCTTTCCATTAACTTACACTATTTGGGTTTTTTGTATTGTttgatcatttaataattattagatatttttttggATTGACAAATGTTATTATGTTacttattatattagtattttctcCTTCACCAGTGTTTCAACTAACCAGTTGTGCTACCTAATCCCCGGACCTCTAATTATCATGGAGAGACAAATAACCTTCAATGCTACCTACTATTGAAAGATCGTTTAGTGACTTTAATGCACCCTCAGATTAGATGAATGTTTGACCACATGATGAATGTTTGATCACATGCATAGGAAAATATGTAAATTGATATATCTTTATATTTTAGAGAAAGGGATATACATGCATGtgcatattatttatatatttgtgactactattaatttatctttttctttatatGGCAAAAAGTTGTAATTCTGGACAATGAATATTTTCTAAGATGGAGTTACTATGCTCTGACAGTTTATGGAGTAGAATATGCATTTGGAGCACATGACTATCCATCAAGTGGTGTATTTGAGGTTGAACCAAGGCAGTGCCCTGGATTCAAGTTTCGGAAGTCGATTTTCGTGGGAACTACTAGCTTAGATCCATTCCAGATTCGCGAGTTCATGGAGAACCAGTCTGCAAATTACAATGGTGATAGTTATCACTTGATTGTCAAGAACTGCAACCATTTTTGTGAAGATATTTGTTACAAGCTAACAGGGAATTCTATACCCAAATGGGTCAATCGTCTTGCAAGAATAGGTACATTTATATAAATGACATGCTTTCAAATTCAAGAT
The genomic region above belongs to Cicer arietinum cultivar CDC Frontier isolate Library 1 chromosome 4, Cicar.CDCFrontier_v2.0, whole genome shotgun sequence and contains:
- the LOC101492763 gene encoding deSI-like protein At4g17486, with translation MKSGFKNGWPSIVRLRLKDKSVTPFCIFSKVKSAGNKPGNTPVYLNVYDLTTVNGYMYWAGVGIFHTGVEVYGVEYAFGAHDYPSSGVFEVEPRQCPGFKFRKSIFVGTTSLDPFQIREFMENQSANYNGDSYHLIVKNCNHFCEDICYKLTGNSIPKWVNRLARIGSFCNCILPEALKTSTVQNDPNFEGCDNEKKRLRTAFSCLSSISMPQREVSMSSLFLHSHYKGCLPPWELKKSKKGSLKQK